From the Mesoplasma syrphidae genome, the window GATTCAAAATTAATAGAAGACTTGCTGCCAAAGTTAAATCAATATTGATCTCACTCTTTTCCTGCATAGTGATTGAAATAGCTATTCATATTAGCTGGAAATAAAACTAAGTTTAATAATTGGTAGTTTTTCATATAACGTTCATAATCATTAAAGTTTTCATTGCGAAGTACTTCAGATTCTGTAATAATTACATAATTAGATGTTTGATTAATAAAGTTATCCTCTAAAATTCTAATAAACAACTCAAAATACATTTGTTCACTAAAAGCATTCATCAGTGCTTTGTAGTTATTAGCATATTCAGGTTCATTTCTATTTGTGCTAAAAGATAAGTCATAGTTTTTTGAACTTTCAGTTGCAAAATAGTTGTTAAAAATGTAACTTTGAAAAAAAGCATTTGTAATATTGGCTTCAATATTTTTATTAGTTTCAGGTTCTACTTCTTTGCCTGGTTTTGACATTGTAGAAACAGCACTATTGATTTGTAAAGACAAGTATTTACCATAATTGTTATAGTTTGAACTTCACATTTTTTCTAGCATTTCTTGTTCATTAGAAATTGCTGGATAAACACTTTTGAAAGTACTTTCATAATAATTAAAAAAATCGATTAAGTCCGATAAAACAGCCTTATGTTCTGCATCATCTGTAGTTTCATAAACATCTTTAATTGATTCAATATTTTTGAACTTATTTTTAAAGCTAAGTTTGATATCAACAACATCGCCCTTTGAAAAATCAGTTACTCCACTTCTGCTAGTGATAGTATCAATTTTCAATTTTGTTGTTGTACTTCCATTAACTAAAAGGGGCTCTTCTTTAGTATTAATAATCCCTAAATCACTCCACATAACCATTCGCGAATTAAGTTCTTCTCTACCTTCATAGTTTGCAATTGTATAACTTTTGCTAATATAATAATCATTTATATATTTACTTAGATGAGGAAATTTAATATGACCCTTATTAACATTTTCGTTAAAAATAAGAGCATTATTAATTTCTGATCCCTTGTACATAAATGAACTTCCCGATCTGTCAACAAATGTTATTTGTGTGTCATTCATTTTAGTTGCAAAAAATTGTTGCGGCAAACTTGATATGAATAATGACAATAGCACAAAAGACAAAATTATTGATACAATTTGTTGTTTGCAAAATAATGTTAAGAAAAATAAAAAACTAATGAAAAAGATTGAACAGGCTGTTTGGTAAGCTAAATTAGTAAATAAGTATCTAATTCCATATGAATTTCCTGTATTTAAAAGCACCATTGATACCGTTGATAAAATATTTAATGCAAGTATTCCTAAAAAAATTGCTACTCATATACTTATTAAAATTGTTATTCTTTTTGTTTTTTGCTGAATAATAATTGTCATAGTTTGATCTTCAAATTTGTTATGCAAAAAATATGTCACTAATCTAGAAACTAAAATTAATAATAAAACCGTATTAATTAAGTAATATCAGTTGAAAACTACAATGGGTGAACTTTGAACTTTTGCCATAATCCCAAAAACAATTGCAAATACAAAACCAATTCCAAAAATAATTAAAAAAGCTTTATCAATAAAGATCAGTTTTAAAAAATAGACTAGTAAGTTATAAAAACTTACATTTTTTCCTTTCTCTTTTTCTTGCTTTCTTGTTTTTTTATTTAATGCAGCTGAAGAAATTCTTGTAATATTTGTTAATTCTGGTTCATCCAGAATTTCTTCTACTTCAGTGTTTATATTTGATACCATCAATACCTCCTAAGATACCTATTTAATAAATCTAAATATTTATTTTTATTTCAAAATAGCAACTAAGTCACCTTTTTTGACTTCTCCAAATTTTAATATTTTCAAAGTCTTTTCATTAACATTAGTTAATAAGATCGGAACATTTATAATCTGGTCAATCTCTTCTTTTAAATCCGTCTTATTTTTTTTGAGACTAATGTCGCATAATGTACGTAATGCTTTAACCTTTTTGCCATTTTCAGTGTTTGAAACAAATTTGTCAATTTTTCAATGATTATCTTCAAGTACCAAAAAAAGTAACATTTGAATTCCTGCCTTGGTTTTTATTTTATAAGCTCTCTTTGTTTTCAAGATCATAACAATTTTTCCTGAAATTGGAGAAACAAAGGAATGTTTCAAAGTTTGTAAAACAAACCCTTCTTTCGCAATAATTTCTTTAATAGAACTATTACTAATAGCGCTAAGATCAAGAATGCTGCCATCAGCTGGAGCATAAATTTTTATAGCTCTATTTTGTTTAATAAACATCATTAATTATTTACCTTATCCTTTTACTACGTTTTATATAAAACTGATTTTTATATAATTAGTTAATCTAAAACAAATATTGCAAAAGTTTCTCGTTCGTAATATACTTGATTAACTCAAGCTCCACGATCACGATTGTCACCATAAAAATCTTTGTCTTCAATATAATTAAATGCATCTTTTGCATCATAAAAACTATCTTGGTTACCATAACCCATAAATGGCAATTTTGCTTGAATTCTTGTTAAACCTAAGTTAACCTTATACTCAACATCAATTTGTCTAATTTGTTGCAGAGTAATTCCTTTTTTAAATCCAAGTCCAATTTTTCCATCAGGATATTTTTTGAAAACCAAATAATTTTGAGCCGCTTTGTTAAAAGTCATAAGAATATTTAAACCTTCAAATTGAACTCTCTCATCTTCTTGAAAGTCACTATAAGCGTTCATAATAGATCATGTATTGGTATTACCAATTATTCTTTCTAGAGATTGCTCTTTATTTTCATTTCCTTCAATCATATTAATAATTTCTTGTCAGCTAACACCAAATGAATTATTTCGAATGTTTTCTTTGAAACTATCCTCTAGATCGAATAGCCTTTCTGCTCTTGAACTTGCATCAGCATTGGCTTGCAGACTTTTTTCATTTAACACCAAGATTGCTTCATACAATGAAGCCAAAAAGGCATCACCCTTATCAGTAAACTCTTCTGATATTGTATTTGAAAATGTTCATGGAATTTGAATTGTTGGAATTGGTAAGGCTACATCTGAATTAGTTCCATCATTGATTAGTATTTCAATATTTGATAATGCAAAATTACCATATGTGTATATTTGCTCAACAATTTCATTAGCCTCACTTGTATTTGGAACTACTGCTTTTAAAAATTCTCTTGCTTTGTTATCAAAATTTCCAAAGTTTTTATCAAAATCAATAATGGTTTTTTTAAGTTCGGTAATTGCAACATTTTTGTCTAACGCCTTAGTTTCTTTTGCTTTTAAAAATAAACTATTGATCATAGCATTATTTCCCATATCTACTCAAAATTTAGATTGCTTAAAAGTACCACCTTCAAATAAAGTAGCAGATGTTTTGACACTCTCAGAAGTTACAATATCGCCTTTAAAATTAATTTGAGAAGGGAACTCTTCAGTCAGAATTTCTTCAATTGACTTTTTTAAGTCTTCTTTAAAAACATCAGTATTAATGAACTTGGCTATAGATTCATTAAGGTTTCCATAACTTTTAAAATTAGAGCTTATTTCTTTTAAGTCATCATATTTAAGTTGAGTTGAAACTTTATTATTTGTTTCTTTATTGTTATATAGCATTGTTGGCAATTTTGTAGTTACTTCTTCAATTAAATTCATGATCACTCCTTCTTGTCCAATAACAATTTTTAAAGGCATCTCATAAGTTTGATAGGCTGTTTTGGTTCCTTCAGCATCTTTAAAATACATATCACGAGAAATATTCATTTCAATAGTATAAATTTGCTCATCCTTAATTATTGAATTAGTCAACTTGAAATCTTTGTCCTGGGCTATTTTAAATCCCCCCAAAGTTGCATCAACTGAACCCATATAAATATTTCTATATCGTGTTGCATTATCACCAGTTTCTAAAGTTAAGCGAATTTCTTCAGCAAATTGTTGTTGAGTAAAAAGTTGCACTAAATCTTTTAACATAAGTACTTCGGATTCTTTTCCATCATTTCGTAGGTTAAAAACTTTTTCAGACTCATTAGACTCGTTTTTAAAATTATTTGACAAATAATTAAAATTAAAAAAGTTGTATGTCCCTTGATCTTCTCCGTCTTTAATAATTCTTGTGAATTTTGATTGGTTTTCTGCAAGATTGTAAACTTTTGTTGTAATTTTATTTAGATCTTCTTGAAATGCCTTAATAATTTCCTCAATAGTTTCTTCAACAGGTGGATCAATTTCATTTCCTTCATTTTTATCTTTTGAACAGGCAATAACTGATAAACCGGCGGTTGCTGTCAATCCAATAGCTCCTAATATAGTTAATAGTTTTTTCATACTTTTTTACAAATTCCTTTCAAAAGTACTTGTCTATTTTTATATAAAATATGTACTTAATTTCCATATAGTTAACTCTAACAAAAAAAAAAAAAAAACAAGAGTTTGTCCCAAAAAGGGAAAAAAGCTCTTGTTCTATGCACGGTTATTCTTTGTTTGCAATTTTTTGTATATTATCAAAATTTATTTGGCTGGACTTGCCCATTTTAAAATGACTAATTATTCTTATTATTTTTCTTAGAATAATTGCTATTTTTATTTTGATAGTTTGTTACATTACGAGTATTACGGATATAAGGAACATAATCTTTACCATCAATTTCATTAATGATTGCCAACACAATTGGTTGCTTGCCTGATTCTTGTTTAATTGATGAACGAACCTTTGAAATTATTTCACGTTTAATGTCACTTAATTCATATTGTCCAGGTGTTTCCTTATACAAAGATTCACCTTTTTTAATGATTTCAGCAATTTGTTTTTGCAAAATTTTGAAAATTGGATTTTCCTCACTAATGTAAAGTACACCTCGCATTTGAGTGTCAATTAATGATACTAATTCTTTATTTCGAGTATCAATTGTAGCTCCAACAATTATCACTCCGTCAGTTGCCAGTTGCTTACGTTCATTTAAAACAACACTTCCAACATCACCAACACCAACACCATCAACATATACGTCTCCAGTTTCGATGCGTTCTTGGCTTATAGCCAAATGATTTTTTGATAAAACTAAAATTTCTCCGTTATCAATAATTCCAATATTTTCAGGCTTAACACCGCCATCTATTGCTGCCTTTTCAGCTTTCAAAAAGTCTTTGTACAAAGCTTTAATCGGAATAAAATATTTGGGATTCATAATCGACACCAACATTTTAATATCTTCATACGAAGCATGCATTGATCAAATATTTTTGTCACTTAAAGCAATTAAACGAGCGTCTGTTCTTGCCAATTCATCTAAGATTTGTGCATGACGTTTTTCGACTCCTGCAGCTGG encodes:
- a CDS encoding ABC transporter permease — protein: MVSNINTEVEEILDEPELTNITRISSAALNKKTRKQEKEKGKNVSFYNLLVYFLKLIFIDKAFLIIFGIGFVFAIVFGIMAKVQSSPIVVFNWYYLINTVLLLILVSRLVTYFLHNKFEDQTMTIIIQQKTKRITILISIWVAIFLGILALNILSTVSMVLLNTGNSYGIRYLFTNLAYQTACSIFFISFLFFLTLFCKQQIVSIILSFVLLSLFISSLPQQFFATKMNDTQITFVDRSGSSFMYKGSEINNALIFNENVNKGHIKFPHLSKYINDYYISKSYTIANYEGREELNSRMVMWSDLGIINTKEEPLLVNGSTTTKLKIDTITSRSGVTDFSKGDVVDIKLSFKNKFKNIESIKDVYETTDDAEHKAVLSDLIDFFNYYESTFKSVYPAISNEQEMLEKMWSSNYNNYGKYLSLQINSAVSTMSKPGKEVEPETNKNIEANITNAFFQSYIFNNYFATESSKNYDLSFSTNRNEPEYANNYKALMNAFSEQMYFELFIRILEDNFINQTSNYVIITESEVLRNENFNDYERYMKNYQLLNLVLFPANMNSYFNHYAGKEWDQYWFNFGSKSSINFESQDNIFFTNVKFKVVVNDENNKISGTQRPNIQLYLAIQVAFLLLTAAISVYLFIRKDLK
- a CDS encoding PTS glucose transporter subunit IIA, translating into MMFIKQNRAIKIYAPADGSILDLSAISNSSIKEIIAKEGFVLQTLKHSFVSPISGKIVMILKTKRAYKIKTKAGIQMLLFLVLEDNHWKIDKFVSNTENGKKVKALRTLCDISLKKNKTDLKEEIDQIINVPILLTNVNEKTLKILKFGEVKKGDLVAILK
- a CDS encoding lipoprotein produces the protein MKKLLTILGAIGLTATAGLSVIACSKDKNEGNEIDPPVEETIEEIIKAFQEDLNKITTKVYNLAENQSKFTRIIKDGEDQGTYNFFNFNYLSNNFKNESNESEKVFNLRNDGKESEVLMLKDLVQLFTQQQFAEEIRLTLETGDNATRYRNIYMGSVDATLGGFKIAQDKDFKLTNSIIKDEQIYTIEMNISRDMYFKDAEGTKTAYQTYEMPLKIVIGQEGVIMNLIEEVTTKLPTMLYNNKETNNKVSTQLKYDDLKEISSNFKSYGNLNESIAKFINTDVFKEDLKKSIEEILTEEFPSQINFKGDIVTSESVKTSATLFEGGTFKQSKFWVDMGNNAMINSLFLKAKETKALDKNVAITELKKTIIDFDKNFGNFDNKAREFLKAVVPNTSEANEIVEQIYTYGNFALSNIEILINDGTNSDVALPIPTIQIPWTFSNTISEEFTDKGDAFLASLYEAILVLNEKSLQANADASSRAERLFDLEDSFKENIRNNSFGVSWQEIINMIEGNENKEQSLERIIGNTNTWSIMNAYSDFQEDERVQFEGLNILMTFNKAAQNYLVFKKYPDGKIGLGFKKGITLQQIRQIDVEYKVNLGLTRIQAKLPFMGYGNQDSFYDAKDAFNYIEDKDFYGDNRDRGAWVNQVYYERETFAIFVLD